GATGCGTGTCAGGGTGTTGTTGTTTCCTCGTTATTTGCATGAAGGAGACATGACTGTCTCTTTGCAGTTTTTCAGGTGATGTGTAGTCAATTGTACTGACAACTATGGTAGGCGGTGtttgccccccctccctcctccacaaCCCTGTCCCCTTTCCACCCACtcttttctaaagaaaaactcCATTGTACTTTGATGGCATTGTAGTCCCTGTAGGTGTTTcattatggttttattttttaagttgaaaatAGTTCTATGACTCCTATATAGTGATGATTTTTGTAACCTTCTCTAGTAAAACCgatattttttattatcgtGACACCattgtctcctgtctctttcttgaGTTTTGGGTCTCTGAAGTGATTTTTtgtattgattaatctgatgatttgtttttttattccataaaacatcaaaacaaaacaaaaaaacaaatacccaTCAAAATTTCCTAGATCCCAGGGTGACCTCTgcaaattgttttctttgttcaaccaacagtccaaaactcaaagatattaaatttactacaTTGTAAGAGAAAATCAGCAGTtacttacattttaaaaagctggaaccattacatttttggtattttaaatgtatacattaatTCATATAACCAACAAAAGtcattatattcattttactaCAAGATAAAAGTGACAGATTTTCAAATTGTAACCGtagtaaataaaatcaatttttctaTGGGCGATATTATTTGTCTGCTGTAAACAAGTCACTTTTGCAACAGGTGATGCCGCTTGAATTGATCAGCTACTGACGTCCACCTCAACAAGAAGGACTACTTTTCACTTTCAAGGAAAGTAGGTGTTGTCGACTCAAGAAGTCGAGAGCAGCTGCCAAATCATATCATTCGTTTGTCTGACATCAAAACAAGATGTGGTTTGAATCATTACGGTTGTGAAACTACTGAATACTCACAGCTGCACACTGGACCTCTCTGAGGAAGTTTAAAAAACCTTACATGTGCATAGTCCTGCCACACAGGTGTTTCCACTTGCGCTGACTGTTTGACTGACATCTCCCTCAGTCTCCAATCCATTTtgttgctactactactgctactactacaaAACATAATTCTTATTAGTATATACAATTTGGTGACTCCAAATTTCCCCCAGAAAAGCTCTGCCCACCTTCAACCTGACCAATAAGTGAAAACGTGTGCAGAGCCTTACATCGCTATTAAACACTGGTATTAGACATTCTGTCTCTGCAGTACATGAATTATATTTGAGATGGAGTTTTCAGCAGATATCAATACCAGATACCAATGTTACTGTGAAGCCACATACTGGGCCTTTATCTGTCAAACTTTGATACATGGGTACAGCCTTGTGGACAAAGAGGGTACTgctcttcaaattaaaaaaaataaaaaaataaataataatagacGAGATTTTTCTTCAATTTCATTGTTGGCTATTTACTGGGACTCTTTTGCCACAAAGAGGCAGTGCTTATGGAGATCATACAGGCCACAGTGCAACATCAGTTTCAGGTTCACTAGTGTGCTCTACTTTTCATAGTGAGAGGAGGGGTAGTGATCAATTAATATGGCAtctatttatgtaaaaataactgctaaaatcttttatttagaGGAACACCAAATGTCATCATGGCATCAGTggtattacaaaaaaaacaacaacacaagagCTCTGGTTTGGCACTGTTACCCCAACAAAACAGAAGGTAacagttgttttgtctttaaaaaataaaaaataaaaaattgacgACACTGACTTTTAGGTACCTTCGTATCTGCTGTTTGTTGAGAGTTTGAGTTATTGATGGAATATtgggtttttatgtttttaaaccTCTTATAACGGAAAATGTGACATGTTTTAAGCACAGAAATGTAGCGTGTCTCAGATACTCACTGTGGTGGGAATAGTATGTTTAGAGAACTGTTAACACTATGGAAGTGACGTAGACTTTTAATTAGAGAAAACCCCCTTCAATACACTAATCTTCGACCATTAAGCAGTAATTAAACTCAGTAAGTTTCAACCAGTCATGGTGTGATAACTGAGGTTAGTCACTAActgcaaataaatcaataaaattaaattaaaaaaaaaaaaaaaaaaaaagaaatgttatattttattaaatgttccTTAATGGTTTccataaattaataattatgtCTCCAAAATTGAGCTAATGTAAGCTGGTTCAGGAGAGTTTTCAGTCCCTTGATGgtgtaaaaatgctgaatatcgGCACAAATCATTGCTGGTTTCGGTCTAAAATATATTATGATTGGCTTAAAATTGCTCCTCCTGGTCGAGAGTCTAACCAAGGGCATGACATATTGTACAGAAGCTTCAGAGCAAACACCAGTTCCCCTTTTTGTTGCATCACAAACCCACACTCAGACCCATGTAATATTTGCCAACTGAAGAAGCATCGTGAGAACTCGTGCTGGGTAAGCGGTGGCTCAGCTCAGCAGCAGGTGGGATCAGGGTGAGTCTTTCTCTCCAAGTCCACTGTGTTGGTGTGGATGAGGTGATCAGCTCTGTCGTCCAACGCCAGAATACGCCGTACCGCCTCCTCAAAGGCCGATGCTACATTTGTAGCATCCTTGGCGCTTGTCTCAAAGTATGGGTGTCCGCCGTTCTCGCGGCACCACTGTCTCGCATCCTCCCCGGACACCTGACGTTCGGGAACATCCAGTTTGTTGCCCAGAACCACAAAGGGGAAGTTGTCAGGGTCCTTTACGTCAGCATAATAAGTGAACTCCTTCTTCCAGTTGGTCAGGTTGCTGAAGCTCTGTCCGTCGTCCACGCTGAAGGTGAGCAGGCAGCAGTCGGAGCCACGGTAGAAAGGTGTGCGGAGGCTGCGGAAGCGCTCCTGACCCGCTGTGTCCCAGATCTGCAGCGTGACGTGGTGCCCGTCCACCTCCAGCTCCTTGTTGAGGAACTCCACGCCAATAGTGTGGAAGAGGTGCGAGTCAAACTTGTTGGTGACGTAGCGGTTCATGAGCGATGATTTGCCGACACCGCCGTCACCAAGAAGGATCACCTTCAGGAGAGCTGACTTGGACATTATGGTCGCAGTGTGCTGGCTCGGGCCAGTTTTGGTCTTGCCGATCTGGGCCAAGCGACTGCTTGAAAAGTTTGTAGACACCAACaatggagaaaaggaggaatTTCACCTTGGgggcagaaaatgaattggcaattattttgatagTGATTTTTCAAAACATGCCAAACCAGTACCCCAGTTCCATCTCCgacaaatgtgaggatttgatgctaTTTTTGGCCATATGATAATAAACTAAATACATCCCCTCAGGCTGTGAGAAATCATAGCCagcattttcactattttaaaggattaatcgagaaaataaccgtcagattaatcaataatgaaaatagtcattagttgcagctctactgcagtcacataaaaaaaaaaaaaaatctagctgAGATAACTCACGTCATTTATAACCTGTCACTTGAAATTATTAAATGCTGACAGTGCATCTAAACTGTGGCTGGGTCAGGTGTTTGGGTACAAAGAATATTATAGTAGTGAAGTTTGCTTGCATACCAATATCAATCTCGGTATGattatgtgtgcatgtaggCATGAGAAATATGGAAACGCCTACTGAATCTAAGCAGAGGTAAGATTTGCTTTGCTTGCACACAATTTTTGAACTAACATGGGTCTTTCTCAGGCAATGTGAAAAAGCTGCCTTGGCCTCCATTAACATTTGGTGTCATTTTGTTCACCGACTTTTTACGTTTTGGCCTCTCAGAAAAAGTTGTGCTTTAGATGAGAACAAACTGGCAGTTTACATGTTTCCTCGCACATTTTGACTGTGAGGATGATAAAAGTCAGTCGACTAGCTAATCCTATTAAATAGCCACTGCCCCCTCATTGAACTATGCAACTAATGAACTTCCTGCACCATGTGTAATATGTTATGCATGAAATGATCCTTCCAGTACATCACGTGGACACTGATCACAGGACCAGTGAGTTGTCCACAAGTGAtgtaattcaacaacaacagaaataagattttaaaaaaaaaaacaatttctcacCGTTATTTCTGCACAAGGTTCATTTTGTCAACAAtctgtatgagagagagagaggggaataTTTAAAGTTCTCATCACAAAGTGGCCAAAAGAGTTCAACCACAAACAGGCtcagcagccaaaaaaaagtgACTAATATGGATTAAAGTGTGAATTTAATCCTGAACCACGCACTTGCCTATTAGTTTAGGCTCATGGCAATCATTCCACCTACATCCCTGAACAAATCTCCCTGATGTAAGTGGGAAAGCTTAAAGATCAGGTTTCAATATGAGCCAGGGGGGGATTTGTTACAGGAACAGGATCAGCTCATCCGCCACAGTTAAGATAGTAAGATGAAGCACCGGTCCATCACTGGCTGTCATGGTATCAGGGAATATGTTTGAGTACTTGTAGACACCAAACACTAGTATCAATAGTCTTTTTACTTGAAACTTGAAACAAATGATGAGTGTATTCTAAATACTTACAGTTTCACCGTAACATATCTAAATATCTAATATCCAAAGCCTACCGGGGGGGTAATGTGATACTCAAAGTAGAGTTGAGgcaattaatcagcaactaatcaatcgtttcagtcatttttcaagcaaaaatatttgctggttccaccttctcaaatgtgaggatttgatgctttccTTTGTCTGatagtaaactaaataaatctttaattttCAACCGTTGGTCGGACTTAAGGTGTCACCATGGGCTCAGGGCAAATAACAATGGGCATTTCTCACAGTTTTCAGACACATTATGTACCGATCAAccaattaactgagaaaatagtCAGATTAATCTTTCATAATTGTAATcgttgattgttttgttttttttagggtacttgaaaaaagatttttggtGGAGTAATCCTTTAAAAGCATTCAATTTCTCATTTATCTTCAAATTACAATCCaagttaataaaaattaaactttgtgTTTGGATTTT
This genomic interval from Xiphias gladius isolate SHS-SW01 ecotype Sanya breed wild chromosome 13, ASM1685928v1, whole genome shotgun sequence contains the following:
- the LOC120798072 gene encoding ras-related protein Rab-9A-like, producing MSKSALLKVILLGDGGVGKSSLMNRYVTNKFDSHLFHTIGVEFLNKELEVDGHHVTLQIWDTAGQERFRSLRTPFYRGSDCCLLTFSVDDGQSFSNLTNWKKEFTYYADVKDPDNFPFVVLGNKLDVPERQVSGEDARQWCRENGGHPYFETSAKDATNVASAFEEAVRRILALDDRADHLIHTNTVDLERKTHPDPTCC